In Candidatus Tanganyikabacteria bacterium, the following are encoded in one genomic region:
- a CDS encoding xanthine dehydrogenase family protein molybdopterin-binding subunit: MDARFEGGKAPDDGRGRPLGARAVRLDAVEKVTGKTRYGGDLAPGNDFLVAMVLRSEYPHAELSTIDTSKAAAIDGVVAVYTAKDVPGTNLHGLIRRDMELLATRKVRFTGDAVALVVARTKRAARQALEAIKVEYRPLPGVYSIDDALDPNAALIHDRGNTLGGQKIRKGDALAALANEADVIVEETFTTQCVDHAFLDTEAGVAYMDGDTLTIHASGQWVHEEARILALALGLPIERLRIIQPPTGGAFGGREDLGIQLYLGLAALLTGQKIRLDFTRAESMIARHKRHPIRIRYKLGAKRDGRLVAAVVEVHADEGAYASTGIAVLRKAASHSTGPYRVPNVHVDCVGVFTNHNPTGAMRGFGASQLAIAYEGTMDKLAAALGMDRIELRRRNLIAPGEAVTTTQIVPVVSARECLDRAVAEIGWEGRSYDTDKPWLKRGYGVSVICFGLGYGDGFPDTSRARVRFNDLGRLEVYTGAVEVGQGLLQMCAQLAAEEVGVTLDSVDVISADTKLTPEAGSSSATRQTFFTGTAVRLAATELRHQLLDIGMNLLPIHPDELATAGGFLFESENPSNRVPIADVLAEGRRRGYSLEASSLFQPRTVTQDENGLSPRAFITYLFASHAAEVLVDVETGEVSVQRVVAVHDVGKAINPQLVEGQIEGGVTQGLGMVLMEEVVRREGRMLNANFTDYLLPTPVDVPEIKAVILENPDPAGPFGARGVGEPPLIGTPPAVLGAIYDALGVQLSELPATGERVWRALHEARKAARTPAKT; the protein is encoded by the coding sequence ATGGACGCCCGGTTCGAAGGCGGCAAGGCTCCCGACGACGGCCGCGGCCGCCCCCTCGGGGCGCGGGCCGTGCGCCTGGATGCGGTCGAGAAGGTGACCGGCAAGACGCGCTACGGCGGTGATCTGGCCCCTGGCAATGACTTCCTCGTGGCCATGGTGCTGCGCAGCGAGTACCCGCACGCCGAGCTATCGACCATCGACACCTCGAAGGCTGCGGCGATCGACGGAGTGGTGGCCGTCTACACCGCCAAGGACGTGCCGGGGACCAACCTCCACGGCCTCATCCGGCGCGACATGGAGTTGCTTGCGACCAGGAAGGTACGCTTCACCGGCGACGCCGTCGCCCTGGTGGTGGCCCGCACCAAGCGCGCCGCCAGGCAAGCGCTCGAGGCCATCAAGGTCGAGTACAGGCCGCTCCCCGGCGTCTACTCCATCGACGACGCCCTCGACCCCAACGCCGCCCTGATCCACGATCGGGGCAACACCCTGGGCGGGCAGAAGATACGCAAGGGCGACGCACTCGCGGCGTTGGCCAACGAAGCCGACGTAATCGTCGAGGAGACGTTCACGACCCAGTGCGTGGACCACGCGTTCCTGGATACCGAGGCGGGCGTGGCATACATGGACGGCGACACGCTCACCATCCACGCTTCGGGCCAGTGGGTGCACGAAGAGGCGCGCATCCTGGCGCTTGCCCTCGGCCTGCCGATCGAGCGCTTGCGCATCATCCAGCCCCCCACCGGAGGGGCGTTCGGCGGTCGCGAGGATCTCGGGATCCAGCTCTACCTGGGCCTGGCCGCCCTCCTCACGGGGCAGAAGATCCGCCTGGACTTCACTCGCGCCGAGAGCATGATAGCCCGGCACAAGCGCCACCCCATCCGCATCCGCTACAAGCTGGGTGCCAAGCGCGACGGGCGCCTGGTCGCCGCCGTGGTCGAGGTCCATGCCGACGAGGGCGCGTACGCGTCCACCGGCATCGCGGTGCTGCGCAAGGCAGCTTCCCACTCGACGGGGCCCTATCGCGTGCCGAACGTGCACGTGGATTGCGTGGGCGTCTTCACCAATCACAACCCCACGGGCGCCATGCGCGGCTTCGGCGCCTCGCAGCTCGCCATCGCCTACGAGGGCACGATGGACAAGCTGGCCGCGGCCCTGGGGATGGATCGCATCGAACTGCGGCGCCGCAACCTCATCGCGCCGGGCGAGGCCGTGACCACGACGCAGATCGTGCCGGTAGTGTCGGCGCGCGAGTGCCTGGATCGGGCCGTCGCCGAGATCGGCTGGGAGGGGCGGTCCTACGATACCGACAAACCCTGGCTCAAGCGCGGCTACGGCGTCTCGGTCATCTGTTTCGGCCTGGGCTACGGCGACGGCTTCCCCGACACGTCGCGAGCGCGGGTGAGGTTCAACGACCTGGGGCGCCTCGAGGTCTACACCGGCGCCGTCGAGGTCGGCCAGGGCCTGCTGCAGATGTGCGCGCAGCTGGCGGCCGAAGAGGTCGGCGTCACGCTCGACTCCGTGGACGTCATCTCCGCCGATACCAAGCTCACGCCGGAGGCCGGGTCGTCGTCGGCCACGCGTCAGACCTTCTTCACCGGCACCGCGGTGCGCCTGGCCGCCACCGAACTGCGCCACCAGTTGCTTGACATCGGCATGAACCTCCTGCCCATCCACCCGGACGAACTGGCCACCGCGGGCGGCTTCCTGTTCGAGAGCGAGAACCCGTCCAACCGCGTGCCCATCGCGGACGTCCTGGCCGAGGGGCGCCGGCGCGGCTACTCGCTGGAGGCGTCGAGCCTCTTCCAGCCCCGCACGGTGACCCAGGATGAAAATGGCCTCTCGCCGCGGGCCTTCATCACCTATCTCTTTGCGTCCCATGCCGCCGAGGTCCTGGTGGACGTCGAGACGGGCGAGGTCAGCGTGCAACGCGTCGTCGCCGTCCACGATGTGGGCAAGGCCATAAACCCGCAACTGGTCGAGGGCCAGATCGAGGGCGGCGTGACGCAGGGCCTCGGCATGGTCCTCATGGAGGAGGTCGTGCGCCGGGAGGGCCGCATGCTCAACGCCAACTTCACCGACTACTTGCTGCCTACCCCGGTGGACGTGCCGGAGATCAAGGCCGTGATCCTGGAGAACCCCGATCCGGCCGGCCCCTTCGGAGCCCGCGGCGTGGGCGAGCCTCCCCTAATCGGCACGCCGCCCGCGGTCCTGGGCGCCATCTACGACGCCCTGGGCGTCCAGCTCTCCGAGCTTCCCGCCACCGGCGAGCGAGTCTGGCGGGCCCTGCACGAGGCCCGCAAGGCCGCCCGAACCCCGGCAAAGACGTAG